The Bradysia coprophila strain Holo2 unplaced genomic scaffold, BU_Bcop_v1 contig_193, whole genome shotgun sequence genome window below encodes:
- the LOC119075240 gene encoding aldo-keto reductase family 1 member B1-like has product MAVEKLKLNNGYEMPAFGLGTMFAREDIGVQTIRDAIDVGYRHFDTAHLYGNEKQVGDGIRAKIAEGAIKREDVFVVTKLWNTYHEPDKVEMAFRNSHSKLGLDYIDLYLMHFPTGFEYRGDSEEDLFPKNEDGTLSFNEVDYIDTYNAMEKLLDTGLVRSIGVSNFNSEQIDRLLANCSVKPVTNQIEVGPSIAQKKLTKFCKDRDIVITGYSPLGRPYAADLFPNAPKLAFLDPRVIAIGEKYGKTGAQVVLRYLYQLGVVLIPKSSNKQRMKENIEIFDFTLTEEEVAVLETFDIGVKTTSPFSREGTTIDHKYCPTKIEF; this is encoded by the exons ATGGCTGTagaaaaacttaaattgaacaaTGGTTACGAAATGCCAGCTTTTGGCCTTGGAACGATGTTT GCCCGCGAAGATATCGGTGTACAAACGATAAGGGATGCTATTGACGTCGGTTACCGGCACTTTGATACGGCTCATTTGTATGGCAATGAGAAGCAAGTGGGTGACGGTATACGGGCTAAGATTGCTGAAGGTGCTATTAAACGTGAGGATGTTTTCGTTGTCACAAAG CTGTGGAATACGTACCATGAACCAGATAAAGTGGAAATGGCCTTTCGCAATTCCCATTCTAAGTTAGGACTCGATTACATTGATCTGTATTTGATGCACTTCCCAACGGGTTTCGAGTACCGCGGAGACTCTGAGGAAGATCTATTCCCGAAAAATGAAGACGGAACTTTGAGTTTCAA TGAAGTGGACTATATAGACACTTACAATGCTATGGAAAAATTACTTGATACCGGCCTGGTGCGCAGCATTGGAGTGTCTAATTTTAACAGCGAACAAATTGATCGCTTATTGGCCAATTGTTCCGTGAAGCCGGTGACTAATCAAATTGAGGTCGGACCCAGTATCGCACAGAAGAAGTTAACGAAATTCTGTAAGGATCGCGATATCGTCATAACCGGATACAGTCCATTAGGCCGTCCCTATGCAGCCGATCTATTCCCGAATGCTCCGAAGCTGGCGTTTTTGGATCCAAGAGTTATTGCCATCGGTGAAAAATACGGAAAGACCGGAGCACAGGTCGTTCTTCGCTATTTG TATCAATTGGGTGTGGTTCTGATCCCGAAGTCATCGAACAAGCAACGCATGAAGGAGAACATTGAGATTTTCGATTTCACACTGACTGAGGAAGAAGTGGCTGTACTGGAAACGTTTGACATTGGCGTCAAAACGACGTCACCGTTTTCCAGAGAAGGTACAACAATCGACCACAAATATTGCCCAACCAAAATCGAATTCTAG